The DNA region CGCGATCGCGAGCAGGATGACGAAGGGGATGACCGCGTAGGGGATGAACGTGTCGCCGAACCGGCCCGCGCCGAAGTCCAGGTACTGCGTGGGGAAGTCGGTGACCGAGTCGGAACCGAGGACGATCTGGGCGATGCCCCGGTAGGCGGCCATGGTGCCGATGGTGACGGCCAGGGAGGGCAGGCCGAGGCGGGTGACGAGCAGCCCGTTGACCAGGCCGCACACGACCCCGAGCAGCAGGCACAGCGGGATGATCGACTCGATGGCCATGCCCTGGTTCCACAGGGCGCCCATGACCGCCCCGGACAGGCCGGCGGTGGAGCCGACGGACAGGTCGACCTCGCCGGAGACGACCAGCATGGTCATCGGCAGGGCGATCAGCGCGATGGGCAGGGTGTTGCCGATCAGGAAGGAGATGTTCAGCGCGTTGCCGAAGTTGTCGACGAACGAGAACGAGCAGATCAGCAGGGTGAGCAGGAGTGCGCCGACCGTGGTGTCCCAGCGCACCGCGCCCCTCAGCCGCGTCCAGGAGGCGGCCGGGGTCGTCTTGGTGTCAGGCATGGCGGACACTCCTCATCTGTGCGGCCTGCTTGCGCAGCACTGAGGCGACCCGCAGTGCCAGGATCCGGTCGACGGTGATGGCGAGCAGCAGCAGGATTCCGTTGATGGCGGTGACCCAGACGGAGCTCACGCCGATCGCGGGGAGGACGCTGTTGATGGAGGTCAGGAGCAGCGCGCCGAGCGCGGCTCCGTAGACGCTGCCGGAGCCGCCGGTGAAGGCGACCCCGCCCACCACGACCGCGCTGACGACGGTGAGTTCGTAGCCGCTGCCCGTGGCGGAGTCGACGTTGCCGAAGCGGGCGAGGTAGAGGGCGCCGGCGAATCCGGCCAGAGCACCGCACAGGACGTAGGCCGTCATGATCCGCTTGCGGACGGGTACGCCGGCGAGGGTGGCGGCCTCGGGGCTGGAGCCGACGGCGTACATGTCGCGCCCGCTGCGGTAGCCGCGCAGGTAGTAGCCGACGACGAGGAGGACCGCCAGGGCGAGCAGTGCCAGGTAGGGGACCACCCAGACGCCGTCGTGGCCGAAGTCGACGAAGGTGTCGGGCAGGGAGTCGGCGGTGATCTGGCGGGAGCCGATCCAGATGGAGTCGATGCCGCGGACGATGTAGAGCGTACCCAGCGTGACGACGAGCGCGGGGACCTTCCCGAAGCTGACCAGCGCGCCGTTGAGCAGGCCGAACAGGGCACCGAGGACGACGGCCAGAAGCACCGCGGTGAGGGAACTGCCGCCGCTCTGGAGGTGGTTGCCGGCGGCGAACGCACTGATGCCGAGGACGGATCCGACGGACAGGTCGACGTTGCGGGTGATGACCACGACGGCCTGCCCGGTCGCTACCAGGACCAGGATCGTGGCGTTGAGCAGTAGGTCCTTGATGCCCTGTTCGGAGAGGAACTCGGTGTTCGAGAGCTGGGTCGCGACGAGCATGACCAGCAGTACGGCGGCCACGGCCAGCTCACGGGCCTTGAACACCTTGTCCAGGAGGCGCCGGCCCGCGGTGGGGGTGGGTGCGGTCTCTTCCCGCACCGGTGGAGCGGTCACGGTCATGCCGCGTTCCTCTCTCGTGTCACACGGCCGGTGGCCGCCGCCATCACCGTCTCCTCGGTGGCCTGGTCCCGGGAGATCTCCGCGGTCAGACGGCCTTCGTGCATGACGAGCACGCGGTCGGCCATGCCGAGGATCTCGGGCAGGTCGGAGGAGATCATCAGGACGGCGACGCCCTCGGCGGCGAGCGAGGACAGCAGTCGGTGCACCTCGGCCTTGGTACCCACGTCGATGCCGCGGGTCGGCTCGTCCACGATCAGCACCTGCGGCCGGGTGGCGAGCCACTTGGCGAGGACGGTCTTCTGCTGGTTGCCGCCGGACAGGGTTGCCACGACGTCGGCGAGTCGGGCGTACTTGACCTGAAGCCTGACCGCCCAGTCCACGGCCCTGCTGCGCTCGGCCTTGCGGCTCATCAGCCCGGCGCGGGAGGTGTCGGAGAAACCGGTGAGGCCGATGTTGCGTTCGATGGACATGTCCATCACCAGCCCCTGAGCCCTCCGGTCCTCGGGGACAAGGGCGAGACCGGCGCTCATGGCGAGGCTCGGCGCCCCGGGCTTCAGCTTCCTGCCCAGTACCTCGACCTCGCCTCCGTCGAACCGGTCGACGCCGAAGACGGCGCGCGCCACCTCGCTGCGTCCCGCCCCGACCAGACCGGCCAGGCCCACGATCTCACCGCGGCGCACCTCGAAGGACACGTCGGTGAAGACGCCTTCGCGGGTCAGCCGCCGCACGGTGAGCGCGACGTCACCGATCTCGGTGGTCTGCTTGGGGTAGAGCTCGTCGAGATCCCTGCCGACCATGCGGCGCACCAGATCGTCTTCGGTGAGCCCGTCCAGCGGCTCACTGCTGATCCAGGCACCGTCGCGCAAGGTGGTGACGCGTTGGCACAGTCCGAAGATCTCTTCGAGGCGGTGGGAGATGAACAGGACCGCCGCGCCTTGCTCGCGCAGTGTCCTGACGACGCCGAAGAGGCGCGCGACTTCGCTGCCGGTGAGGGCGGCGGTCGGCTCGTCCATGATCAGGACACGGGCGTCGAAAGACAACGCTTTGGCGATCTCGACCAGTTGCTGGTCGGCGATGGACAGGCCACGGGCCGGCTGGTCGGGGTCGAGGTCGACTCCGAGGCGGGTGAACAGGTCTGCGGCGGCCTGCTTGACCGCTCGGTGGTCGACCCGGCCGAGCGAGCGCTTGGGCTGCCGGCCCACGAAGATGTTCTCGGCGACGGACAGGTCCGGGAAGAGGGTCGGCTCCTGGTAGATGACGGCGACGCCCGCGTCCCGGGCGTCGGCGGGGCCGTGGAACTCGACCGGCCGGCCGTCCAGCAGGACCGTGCCGGTGTCGGGGCGGTGCACGCCGGCCAGGGCCTTGATCAGCGTCGACTTGCCCGCGCCGTTCTCGCCGGCCAGGGCGTGCGCTTCCCCGGCGTACAGGCGCAGGCCGACTCCGCGGAGCGCCCGGACGGCGCCGAAGGACTTGCTCACCCCCTCCAGTGCGAGCACCGGAGTGGCCTCCGGCTCAGGGTGCGTCATTGCATGTCTCCATGGTGTGCCGAGGATGTGCTCGGGAGATCGGGAACCGGGGGCGCGGA from Streptomyces sp. NBC_01754 includes:
- a CDS encoding ABC transporter permease, coding for MPDTKTTPAASWTRLRGAVRWDTTVGALLLTLLICSFSFVDNFGNALNISFLIGNTLPIALIALPMTMLVVSGEVDLSVGSTAGLSGAVMGALWNQGMAIESIIPLCLLLGVVCGLVNGLLVTRLGLPSLAVTIGTMAAYRGIAQIVLGSDSVTDFPTQYLDFGAGRFGDTFIPYAVIPFVILLAIAVVVLHATSIGRSLFAVGASEEAARFTGIRVKRLKLSMFVTTGALSALTGVFWALHYASARYDNALGLELSVIAAVLLGGIDFDGGKGTLGGAIAGVFLLGTLQNAMSLLNVSAQSQIVVTGVLLVVSVLAPRIGREIARSRARRRASAAPPVSPTAVT
- a CDS encoding ABC transporter permease, which encodes MTVTAPPVREETAPTPTAGRRLLDKVFKARELAVAAVLLVMLVATQLSNTEFLSEQGIKDLLLNATILVLVATGQAVVVITRNVDLSVGSVLGISAFAAGNHLQSGGSSLTAVLLAVVLGALFGLLNGALVSFGKVPALVVTLGTLYIVRGIDSIWIGSRQITADSLPDTFVDFGHDGVWVVPYLALLALAVLLVVGYYLRGYRSGRDMYAVGSSPEAATLAGVPVRKRIMTAYVLCGALAGFAGALYLARFGNVDSATGSGYELTVVSAVVVGGVAFTGGSGSVYGAALGALLLTSINSVLPAIGVSSVWVTAINGILLLLAITVDRILALRVASVLRKQAAQMRSVRHA
- a CDS encoding sugar ABC transporter ATP-binding protein is translated as MTHPEPEATPVLALEGVSKSFGAVRALRGVGLRLYAGEAHALAGENGAGKSTLIKALAGVHRPDTGTVLLDGRPVEFHGPADARDAGVAVIYQEPTLFPDLSVAENIFVGRQPKRSLGRVDHRAVKQAAADLFTRLGVDLDPDQPARGLSIADQQLVEIAKALSFDARVLIMDEPTAALTGSEVARLFGVVRTLREQGAAVLFISHRLEEIFGLCQRVTTLRDGAWISSEPLDGLTEDDLVRRMVGRDLDELYPKQTTEIGDVALTVRRLTREGVFTDVSFEVRRGEIVGLAGLVGAGRSEVARAVFGVDRFDGGEVEVLGRKLKPGAPSLAMSAGLALVPEDRRAQGLVMDMSIERNIGLTGFSDTSRAGLMSRKAERSRAVDWAVRLQVKYARLADVVATLSGGNQQKTVLAKWLATRPQVLIVDEPTRGIDVGTKAEVHRLLSSLAAEGVAVLMISSDLPEILGMADRVLVMHEGRLTAEISRDQATEETVMAAATGRVTRERNAA